The Mytilus trossulus isolate FHL-02 unplaced genomic scaffold, PNRI_Mtr1.1.1.hap1 h1tg000070l__unscaffolded, whole genome shotgun sequence genome window below encodes:
- the LOC134699558 gene encoding uncharacterized protein LOC134699558 — protein sequence MNKDKQIDNDTYDYLRPDETCTAGRFYLLPKLHKEGIPGRPIVSANGHPTEKISEFVDYHLRPHVQQLPSHIQDTTDYLKKMNSLSPLPNNTILVSMDVCSLYTNIPKDEGIAACEKVWNTRKDKNPQTDCLVQLLKLVLENNNFIFNDKHFLQIDGTSMGTKMAPSFANIFMGDLEERILLSVPYKPLSWLRFIDDIDMKWNDTAEHLQDFLDHCNQFHHSIKFTSEFSSEKIAFLDTTTFVKNGVMTTDLHTKKTDKHQFLSPKSCHPKHCSRSIPYSQAIRLKRICSSESKLNYRLGQLKTQLKSRGYKTKNITDAFDKAKEKDRAGLMEYKNKATRADRIPFVITFHPDLTNISSSIRKHWRLIENDSCLKEIFPSPPLIAYRRPKNLKDILVTSKVRKQETSKFGCYKQCGRRNCKCCKAPNTDHSFSSTVTKQRYNIYVTSNCKTENSIYILTCGTCKLQYVGETETTFNIRLNNHRSFYTKGRNCQITRHLLRTGHTFENITFQIIEVNQNWDSDMRKKRERFWMHQLRTLEPDGLNERDEKQFYPKAKE from the coding sequence atgaataaagataaacaaattgATAACGATACGTACGATTATCTACGCCCAGACGAAACGTGCACAGCCGGTCGATTTTACTTACTTCCAAAACTTCACAAAGAAGGGATTCCAGGGAGACCTATAGTATCAGCTAATGGCCATCCCACCgaaaaaatttctgaatttgttGATTACCATCTCAGACCACATGTTcaacaactaccatctcatatTCAAGATACGACTGactatttgaagaaaatgaattcCTTAAGTCCTTTACCCAACAACACAATTTTGGTTTCAATGGATGTGTGTTCTTTATACACAAATATTCCAAAAGATGAAGGAATAGCCGCGTGTGAAAAAGTATGGAATACTCGAAAGGATAAAAATCCCCAAACTGACTGTCTAGTTCAATTGCTCAAGCTAGTTCTTGAAAATAACAACTTTATTTTCAACGACAAGCACTTTTTACAGATTGACGGAACTAGTATGGGAACAAAAATGGCACCTTCTTTTGCCAACATTTTTATGGGGGATCTCGAAGAACGCATCCTTTTGAGTGTGCCATACAAACCTTTGTCATGGCTCCGTTTTATTGATGATATTGACATGAAATGGAACGATACTGCAGAACATTTGCAAGATTTCTTAGATCATTGTAATCAGTTCCATCACTCAATTAAATTTACATCTGAATTTTCAAGCGAGAAAATTGCTTTTCTCGACACCACCACATTTGTAAAAAACGGGGTCATGACAACTGACCTCCACACAAAGAAAACTGATAAACACCAGTTCCTTTCTCCAAAAAGTTGTCATCCGAAACACTGCTCCAGGAGTATACCTTACAGTCAAGCCATCAGACTAAAGCGAATTTGCTCCTCTGAATCCAAACTTAACTATCGTTTGGGACAACTAAAAACACAGCTAAAATCAAGAGGatataaaaccaaaaacatcacAGACGCTTTTGATAAAGCTAAAGAAAAAGATCGAGCTGGCCTCAtggaatacaaaaataaggcgACCCGTGCAGATAGAATTCCGTTTGTTATAACATTCCATCCtgatttgacaaatatttcatcttctATCCGAAAGCACTGGCGTCTAATCGAAAATGACTCGTGCTTAAAAGAAATTTTTCCATCACCTCCTCTTATTGCCTATCGCAGACCCAAAAATCTCAAAGACATACTTGTGACATCAAAAGTAAGGAAACAAGAAACATCAAAATTTGGGTGTTACAAACAATGCGGTAGAAGGAACTGTAAGTGCTGTAAAGCCCCCAACACTGACCACTCTTTCAGCAGCACAGTAACAAAGCAGCGATACAACATCTATGTTACATCTAATTGCAAAACGgaaaatagtatttatattcTTACTTGTGGAACTTGCAAGCTGCAGTATGTTGGTGAAACAGAAACCACATTTAACATCAGACTAAACAATCATCGGTCGTTTTATACAAAAGGAAGAAACTGTCAAATTACGAGACACCTCTTAAGAACAGgacatacttttgaaaatatcacctTTCAAATAATTGAGGTAAACCAAAATTGGGACTCAGACATGAGAAAAAAGAGAGAAAGGTTCTGGATGCATCAGCTACGTACTCTTGAACCTGATGGACTTAATGAGAGGGATGAAAAACAGTTCTACCCGAAAGCAAAGGAATAA